From the Burkholderia sp. WP9 genome, the window ACTATTGGGATTGGTCAGCGAAGATGGAGTTCAGCGCGTCTCAAGGTTCGATACCAATCCTGCCAATAATCCGCAACCGCCAAGGCGCTAGCGCTTGCCGAACCCAAAGGCCGCCGCGCCACTGCGCAGCGTCAGCTAATCGTCATTTTCGATTTTACATTTGACGACAGCACGTTGAGTTCGTGAGACGATGCATGCTCACTTTTTCTTGAGGAAAGCGACATGGGACTCTTGGACGAAGTAGGAAAGATTGCGGGGGCGATCGCCGCCGTTGAAGCGGCGGAAAAAGTGGATCCGGAAGCGGGTTTGCTTACGAAAGGCATCGCCGCTGTTGCCGGTTTCGAAGGTGCCGGTAAGTTGGAATCAATGTTGGAAAAGAAAGACAACGACCAGCAGGACGTTGCCGACAACGCCCAACCCACAGACGACACGAATCCGCAGACGTGAGCGGAAGTCTGCTGCCGGCTGCATGATCCGCGACGGAATGCATGCGCCGGCGAATTCTCTGCGCGCTTCGCCGAGCGCCGCCAGATACCCCATTACGTTGTGCACGTTGCCACCCGCTGGTAGTCGGGCGTTCTACCGTTAGCAGCTTTAAAATCAATCAAAGATCTTTATCGATCGACCAAGCTGTCAATTGTCTGAATGGCAATGCGGAGTGGACGCATGGAACTGTCCGCTTTGGGCGGTTTCATCCGGGTGTCATCGCCCCGCGCCTAGGATGGGTGTCGCCAGGCTCATGCGCCGGCATCCTTCCACCTCCGCACAAAAACACCAGACATGTCGAACAGAAAAATCGTAAAGACTTCGCCGACCGATCAGGGTGCTTCCATCGTCTCGCGCCGCGGGTTCCTGAAGTTCGCCGGTGCGTCCAGTCTCGCTACGGCGGCGGGCACGCTTTCATCGGCGGCGCGCGCGGCGAACAGCGCGCCTGACGGCACACCGGAGCAGGTCCACCTGACCTGGGGTAACGATCCGGCCGGTGAGGTCACGGTCTCCTGGGCGTCGCTTGCACCCGCGGTGAACCCGCAAGTCCGTGTCGGTGTCGCGGGTGCGGCGAAACATACGGTGCATGGCGTCCAGACCACTTATACGGATGGCCTGAACGGCGAGGTCGTGTTCACGTATCACGCGCATCTGCGCGATCTGAAGCCCGCTACGAGCTATGAATACCAGGTGAGCGCGGAGAACGACAGCCATGCGGCTCAGCCTTTCACGGCGAGCTTTCGCACTGCGCCGCGCGGCCGCGCGCCGTTCCGCTGGACCAGCTATGGCGATCTCGCGACGCCGAACACCGGCTGGGTGTTGTCGTCGCCGCAAAGCCGTTTCGCGGTGCAGGCAGTCGAGCGCTTTGAGCCTCTGTTCCACCTGCTCAACGGCGACCTGTGTTACGCCAATCTGAATCCGGCGCACCAGCCGGAGGTATGGCGCGACTTCGGCAACAACTGCCAGACTTCGGCGTCGAACCGGCCGTGGATGCCGTGTCCGGGCAACCACGAACTCGAATTCAATAACGGTGAGCAGGGCCTCGCCTCGTATCTCGCACGCTATAAGCTGCCGGACAATCACACGCGCTTTCAGGGCCGCTGGTACAGCTTTCGCGTGAGTTCCGTGCTCTTCATTTCGCTCGATGCTGACGACGTCGTGTATCAGGACGCAGCGGCCTTCGTCGCCGGCCCGGATCCTCTCGCGCCCGTTGCGAGCACCGGCAATCCGCCGATCCAACCCGGCACGTCGCTCTATGTGCGTGGGTATAGCGCGGGCGAGCAGACGCGTTGGCTCGAAAGGACGTTGCGCCGTGCGGCTGAAGACGACGAAGTCGACTGGATCGTCGTCCAGATGCATCAGGACGCGCTGAGTTCATCGAAGACCGGCAACGGTTCCGATAAAGGCATCCGAGAAGCCTGGTTGCCGCTGTTCGACCGCTATGGCGTCGACCTGGTGCTGTGCGGGCACGATCACGATTACGAACGCAGTTACCCGGTACGCGGCTGCAATCACCACAAAGGCACCGACATCGCGACGGGCCAGCCGGTCGATACGCTGCAGCCGAAACCGGTGATGTCGGCAGTGTCCGCGGGCGCGTCGACGTTCGATACGAGTCACGGCACGATTCACCTGATTCTCGGCGGCGGCGGCACGAGCGCGCCGCTGGATGTCTATGGCGTGGATGCCGGCACGGGGCTGCCCCAGGCGCGTATTTTCACGCGGCCCAACCGCCCGGTTGCCGGCACCACGTCCGGGACGTTCGTGCGTGCGGGCGCGGACGCAGTGGAAGACGCGATCTGGTCGGCGCAACGCGATACCGGCACCGGTTATGGCATTGCGGTGTTCGATCATGATCCCGGGCATCCCGGCGGCGAGACCACGATTACGATGAGCTACTATCACGCGCCTGGCGCAGATCAGACTCCGACGCAGAACTACGAGTTGTTCGAGACGATCGAGTTGAAGAAGACGCGGCGCAGATAAGGTTCGAACACGCGGGGCTCGCCGGCATGACCTCGCGCGCGCCGCACGAACTACGCCTCCTCGACCTTTCCGGATGATTTTGTTACACGTCTTACGGATGTGAAGCGACGTAGTTACAAAAGCCTTTCAAAAGCGCAGTTATACTCGGCGCCGTCCAAACAATGAAAG encodes:
- a CDS encoding metallophosphoesterase family protein, giving the protein MSNRKIVKTSPTDQGASIVSRRGFLKFAGASSLATAAGTLSSAARAANSAPDGTPEQVHLTWGNDPAGEVTVSWASLAPAVNPQVRVGVAGAAKHTVHGVQTTYTDGLNGEVVFTYHAHLRDLKPATSYEYQVSAENDSHAAQPFTASFRTAPRGRAPFRWTSYGDLATPNTGWVLSSPQSRFAVQAVERFEPLFHLLNGDLCYANLNPAHQPEVWRDFGNNCQTSASNRPWMPCPGNHELEFNNGEQGLASYLARYKLPDNHTRFQGRWYSFRVSSVLFISLDADDVVYQDAAAFVAGPDPLAPVASTGNPPIQPGTSLYVRGYSAGEQTRWLERTLRRAAEDDEVDWIVVQMHQDALSSSKTGNGSDKGIREAWLPLFDRYGVDLVLCGHDHDYERSYPVRGCNHHKGTDIATGQPVDTLQPKPVMSAVSAGASTFDTSHGTIHLILGGGGTSAPLDVYGVDAGTGLPQARIFTRPNRPVAGTTSGTFVRAGADAVEDAIWSAQRDTGTGYGIAVFDHDPGHPGGETTITMSYYHAPGADQTPTQNYELFETIELKKTRRR